The genomic DNA AATCAGCCAGATAATCCGGGTTTAGATCCTCGCCCGTAATGGATACAATCAGCTCGGACGGCGTCCGGCTCTTGCCGTAACGGTAGATCCGTTCGATCAGCCATTGCTTGATCGGCTCCAACTCTCCAGCAGCAATCAGCTCATCCAGATTTGGCAGTTCCTTGCGCAGTGTCGCCAAAATTTGCGCTGCATACATATTGCCAAGCGAGTAAGAGGCAAAATAACCAAAATCACCACCGGACCAGTGAACGTCTTGAAGAACGCCAAGCCCGTCATTCGGCGGAAGAAGTCCCAGATATTCCTTATATTTTGCATTCCATACTTCTGGAAGGCGCTTCACATCCAGCTTTTCATTAAACAGCATTTTTTCAATTTCATAGCGGATAATGATATGTAAATTATATGTCAGCTCATCCGCTTCAATACGAATCAGTGAATTTTCCACACGATTAACGGCCAGGTAGAACTGTTCTGCTGTGACCTTTGCCAGACGGTCTGGAAAATGCTTTTGCAAGTCAGCATAATATCGATCCCAAAAAGCACGGCTGCGTCCAATCATATTTTCCCACAAGCGAGACTGGGATTCATGTATCCCCATGGAGGTTCCTTCAGAAAGCAGCGATCCTGCCAGCTCAGGCGCAATATTTTGCTCATACAGCGCATGACCGCCTTCATGCAATGAGCTGAAAATCGCGCTAGTCACATCATCTTGCAAATAATGTGTGGTTATGCGCACATCGCCCGGATTTAATCCTGTCGCAAAAGGATGCACGCTCTCATCCAAACGACCTGCGTCGAAGTCATAACCCATCTGTTTCAAAATGAACAGGCCGAACTTCTCTTGCTGCTTCACATCAAACACACCGTCCAGAAAGCTCTTATCCGGCTGATTGGGTGAAGCCTGAATTTTAGACAACAGCGGCACAAGACGCTTTTTGAGACGATCAAACACAGCATCCAGCTTTTCAACCGTCATCCCCGGCTCATATTGATCCAAAAGCGTGTCGTATTCCGTATCCTTGACTCCCCAATAACCGATAAACTCACGTTTCATCTCTACGATTTTAGACAAATAAGGCTCGAATTCGGCAAAATTGCTATGTTCCTTGGCATCCTCCCACTTGCTCTCCGCCTGAGCTGCGAGTACGCTGTATTCCCGATAACGGTCAGCCGGAACTGAGCGGTTCAGCTCATAATTTTTGCGGCATTCCTCCACCAATCTGCGATCATTGTCCTCCAATTGCTCCAGTTTGTCTTCTGCGGTAAAAAATTGCAGCAATTGTCCCATTTCACCCGAAATAATCAGCTTGAACATCTCAGTGGACAACATACCCAACGTTTCCGAACGAATATCAACGCCCTTGCGCGGAGCACCTGTTCGTAAGTCCCAGTGCATCAAGCCCACGGCCTCGCCATAACTTTTGATTTTGTGTGCTAGCTCTTTTAAAGCTGCCAATTGGTCCAACGTCTGTTGCGCCATAATCGAGGTCACCTCTTTATCTAAAATGGATAAAACTTTATACTTCTTATACTTGATGATACTTATATTAAAAAGTATAATCAACACACAACATTTGCGACCAGCTCCTGAAGGCTTTAAAAAACTGTCAGATAGTACATATTTGTCAAGGGGTAAAACCTGATTGTCGGTCTGTGTGGATCGGAATTAG from Paenibacillus sp. FSL R10-2782 includes the following:
- a CDS encoding carboxypeptidase M32 yields the protein MAQQTLDQLAALKELAHKIKSYGEAVGLMHWDLRTGAPRKGVDIRSETLGMLSTEMFKLIISGEMGQLLQFFTAEDKLEQLEDNDRRLVEECRKNYELNRSVPADRYREYSVLAAQAESKWEDAKEHSNFAEFEPYLSKIVEMKREFIGYWGVKDTEYDTLLDQYEPGMTVEKLDAVFDRLKKRLVPLLSKIQASPNQPDKSFLDGVFDVKQQEKFGLFILKQMGYDFDAGRLDESVHPFATGLNPGDVRITTHYLQDDVTSAIFSSLHEGGHALYEQNIAPELAGSLLSEGTSMGIHESQSRLWENMIGRSRAFWDRYYADLQKHFPDRLAKVTAEQFYLAVNRVENSLIRIEADELTYNLHIIIRYEIEKMLFNEKLDVKRLPEVWNAKYKEYLGLLPPNDGLGVLQDVHWSGGDFGYFASYSLGNMYAAQILATLRKELPNLDELIAAGELEPIKQWLIERIYRYGKSRTPSELIVSITGEDLNPDYLADYLEEKYTSIYKL